The nucleotide sequence ACCGCCTGCACCGGGAAGACGGCGTCCTCACCCGTGTCCCGGGTCAGGTACACCTCCTTCCAGTCCAGCAGGCGCAGGTCGACCGGCCGCCGCGGCGGCATCTGCCGGTCGAACCTCAGGAACCCGGTGCTGTCAACCACGAGCTGCCTCCATCACGGCTCGGTCCACGTCGTACCCCGCGGCCTCGGCGGCCCGCCGGGCCTCCATGGCACGCCGGTAGTCACGCGGCATGATCACGCTGAAACGCCCCGACCAGCGGCCCCAGTCGGCCAGCAGGCTGGTCGCGACGGCCGAGTCGGTGGCCTCGCGGTAGCGCTCGAGGACGTCGCGCAGCCAGGCCGAGCCCTGCCCGTCCAGCGCCTCGACGTCCACCATCTCGGTGTTGACCCGGTGCCGGGCGAGGTCCAGCACGTAGCCGATCCCGCCGGACATGCCCGCGGCGATGTTGCGCCCGGTCGGCCCGAGGATCACCGCGGTGCCGCCGGTCATGTACTCCAGCGCGTGGTCACCGACGCCCTCGACGACGGCCAGCGCCCCGGAGTTGCGGACGCAGAACCGTTCGCCCACCCGGCCGCGCAGGAACACCTCGCCGGCGGTGGCGCCGTAGCCGATCACGTTGCCGGCGATGACGTTGTCCTCGGCGGCGAAGCTCGCCTCCGGCGCCGGGCGGACGACGATCCGGCCACCGGACAGCCCCTTGCCGACGTAGTCGTTGGCGTCACCCACGAGCGTCATGCTGATCCCGCGCGGCAGGAACGCCCCGAAGGACTGACCCGCCGACCCGGTGAAGGTGAGGTCGATCGTGCCGTCGGGCAGGCCCTCGCCGCCGAACCGCCGGGTGACCATCGAGCCCAGCATCGTGCCGACGGTGCGGTTCACGTTGCGCACCGGCAGCTCCAGGTGCACCGGGCGGGCGTCGAGCAGGGCGCCCTCGCACAGCTGGATCAGCGTCTGGTCCAGGGCGACGTCCAGCCCGTGGTCCTGGTCGCGGACCTTGCGCCGCGGCGTGCCCTCGGGCAGCTCCGGCACGGCCAGGATCGGCCGCAGGTCCAGCCCGGAGGCCTTCCAGTGGTCCACGGCCGGCGTGACGTCGAGCAGTTCGGCGTGGCCCACGGCCTCGTCGATGGAGCGGAAGCCCAGCTCGGCGAGGTAGCCGCGCACCTGCTCGGCCAGGAACTCGAAGTAGGTCACCACGAACTCGGCCTTGCCGGTGAACCGCTTGCGCAGCTCCGGGTTCTGGGTGGCGATGCCGACCGGGCAGGTGTCCAGGTGGCAGACGCGCATCATCACGCAGCCCTCGACCACCAGCGGTGCGGTGGCGAAGCCGAACTCCTCGGCCCCGAGCAGTGCGGCGACGATGACGTCCCGGCCGGTCTTCATCTGCCCGTCGACCTGCACCACGATCCGGTCGCGCAGCCCGTTGGCCAGCAGCGTCTGCTGCGTCTCGGCCAGCCCGATCTCCCAGGGGATGCCGGCGTGCTTGAGCGAGGTCAGCGGCGCCGCACCGGTGCCGCCATCGAAGCCGGAGACCAGGACGACGTCGGCCTTGGCCTTGCTGACCCCGGCCGCGACCGTGCCGATCCCGGACTCCGCGACCAGCTTGACGTGCACCCGCGCCTCGTCGTTGGCGTTCTTGAGGTCGTGGATGAGCTGCTTGAGGTCCTCGATCGAGTAGATGTCGTGGTGCGGCGGCGGGCTGATCAGGCCGACGCCGGGCGTGGAGTGCCGGGTGCGGGCCACCCACGGGTAGACCTTGCTGCCCGGCAGCTGACCGCCCTCACCGGGCTTGGCGCCCTGGGCCATCTTGATCTGGATGTCGTCGGCGTTGACCAGGTACTCGCTGGTGACGCCGAACCGCCCGCTGGCCACCTGCTTGATCGAGGAGCGGCGCAGGTCGCCGTTGGGGTCGGCGGTGAAGCGGTCGGGGTCCTCCCCGCCCTCGCCGGTGTTCGACCGGCCACCCAGCCGGTTCATCGCGATCGCCAGCGTCTCGTGCGCCTCGGCGGAGATGGAGCCGTAGCTCATCGCACCGGTCTGGAAGCGCTTGACGATCTCGCTGACCGGCTCGACCTCCTCCAGCGGGACGGCGGGCCGCTCACCGGTCTTGAGGGCGAACAGGCCACGCAGCGTGGCCGCGTCGGCCGAGAGCCCGTCGACGGTGTCGGTGTACCGCTGGAAGACGTCGTACTGCCGGGACCTGGTGGCGTGCTGGAGCAGGAACACCGTCTCGGGGTTGAACAGGTGCACCTCGCCCTCGCGGCGCCACTGGTACTCCCCGCCGGTCTCCAGCCGCCGGTGCGCCTTCTCGGTCGGGTTGCTCGGGTAGGCGAGGCGGTGCCGCATCACCACCTCCTCGGCGAGCACGTCGAGCCCGACGCCGTCGAGGGTGGCCGACGTCCCGGTGAAGTACTCGTCGACGACGGCCTTGGACAGGCCGACCGTCTCGAAGATCTGCGCCATCGTGTACGAGCCGACGGTGCTGATGCCCATCTTGCTCATCACCTTCAGCACGCCCTTGCCCATGGCCTTGACCACGTTGCGGACGGCCTGGGCGGGCTGCACGCCGGTGAGCGTGCCGGTGCGGATGAGGTCCTCGACGCTCTCGAACGCCAGGTAGGGGTTCACCGCGGCGGCGCCGTAGCCCAGCAGCAGTGCGACGTGGTGCACCTCGCGGCAGTCGCCGGACTCCACGACCAGGCCGACCTGCATGCGGGTGCGCTCGCGCACCAGGTGGTGGTGCACCGCGGCGGTCATCAGCAGCGACGGGATGGGGGCGCGCTTCTCGTCGCAGTCGCGGTCGGAGAGCACGATGACCCGCGCGCCGGCGGCGATCGCCTTGCTGACCTTGGTGCGCAGGTCCTGGACCGCCTGGGCCAGCGCCTCGCCCCCGCCGGCGACGTCGAAGTGGCCGGTGATCCGGACGGCGGCGAAACCGGGCAGGTCGCCGTCGTCGTCGATGTGCAGGATCTTGGCCAGCTCGTCGTTGTCGATGACCGGGTAGGGCAGGAACAGCTGCCGGCAGGAGGCCGGGGTGGCGTCGAGCAGGTTCTGCTCGGGACCGAAGGTGCGCCCCAGGCTGGTGACCAGCTCCTCCCGGATGGCGTCCAGCGGCGGGTTGGTGACCTGGGCGAACAGCTGGGTGAAGTAGTCGTAGAGCTGACGCGAGCGCTCCGACAGCGAGGCGATCGGGGTGTCGGTGCCCATCGAGCCGATCGGCTCGGCGCCGCTGGCGGCCATCGGCTGCACCAGGATGCGCAGCTCCTCCTCGGTGTAGCCGAAGAGCATCTGGCGCCGGACGACGGACTCGTGACTGGGCCGGGAGCGACGGCGCTCGGGCAGCTGCGGGAGGTGCACCTGCCCGGCGTGCAGCCAGTCGTCGTAGGGCTCGGCGGTGGCCAGGGCGCCCTTGACCTCCTCGTCGGAGACGATCCGGCCGGCGGCGGTGTCGACGAGGAACATCCGGCCCGGCTGCAGCCGGCCCTTGGCGACCACGTCGGCGGCCGGGATGTCGAGCACGCCGGCCTCGCTGGCCAGCACGACCAGGTCGTCCTTCGTGCGCCACCAGCGACCCGGGCGCAGTCCGTTGCGGTCCAGCACCGCGCCGATCAGGCTGCCGTCGGTGAACGCGACGCAGGCGGGCCCGTCCCAGGGCTCCATGATCGAGGAGTGGAACCGGTAGAAGGCGCGGCGGGCCGCGTCCATCTCGTCGTGGTTCTCCCACGCCTCGGGGATCATCATCAGCACCGCGTGCGGCAGTGAGCGCCCCGACAGGTGCAGCAGCTCGAGCACCTCGTCGAAGGTCGCCGAGTCGCTGAAGTCGCTGGCGGTGACCGGGAAGATCCGCTCCAGGCCCAGCTCGCTCGCCGGGCCGGCCGGGCCGTCGAACAGCCCGGTCTCCAGCTTGGCCTCGCGGGCCCGCATCCGGTTCCGGTTGCCCTTGATGGTGTTGATCTCGCCGTTGTGGGCGATGAACCGGAACGGGTGCGCCAGCGGCCAGCTGGGGAAGGTGTTGGTGGAGAACCGGCTGTGCACCAGCGCGATCGCCGACTCGTACCGCTCGTCGGTCAGGTCGGGGAAGAACGCCGGCAGCTGGTCGGTGGTCAGCATGCCCTTGTAGGTGATCGTCCGGGAGGACAGCGAGGCGATGTAGCAGCTCGTGCCGGCGTCCCGGGCGGCGCGCTCGACCCGCTTGCGCAGCACGAAGGCGCGACGCTCCAGCCGGGTCACCCCGTGCGGGGCGGCGGTGCCGCCGAAGGCGCGGGAGTCGGCGCGGGCACCGATGGTCTCGGCGACGAACAGCTGGGCGAAGTGCGGCATGACCCGCCGGGCGGTGGGCCCGAGGTCGGCGGCGTCCGGGTCGACCGGCAGCTCACGCCAGCCCAGGACGGTCAGGCCCTCCTCGGCGGCGAGCCCGGCGACGGCGTCGACGACGGAGGCCCGCTCGGTCTCGTCGCTGGGGAGGAAGGCGATGCCGACGGCGTACTCGCCCAGCGGCGGCAGGTCGAAGTCGACGCTCGCCCGCAGCAGCCCGTCGGGGACCTGGGTGAGGATCCCGGCCCCGTCACCGGAGTTGGGCTCGGAACCCGCGGCACCCCGGTGGTCGAGGTTGTGCAGCGCGGTGAGCCCGGCCGCGACGATCGTCCGGGAACGGCGGCCCCGGGCGTCGGCGACGAAGGCGACACCACAGGCGTCGTGCTCGTTCGCCGGGTCGTAGAGCCCGGAGGCGGCCGGCAGCGCGGAGAAGGGCACCGCCGGTGCGGCTGGCGGCGTGGCCGGCACGGATGCGGCCGGGGACGGCGTTCCCGCGGAGGGGGCGGCGAGGTCAGACATGTCACTCCCGTCGTCGGCTGGCCGCGGCGCCGGCCGCACCGCCCGGGGGTCCGGGTCGGCGGGTGGCGCTGGTGCGGGGGGTCGCAGACCCCGCCGGGTGGTCAGAGCGGGTGGGTGGTGCAGGGAGGACCGGGGAGGGTCCGACGAGTGGGGCAGCGGAGGCCGGCGGACACGGTACGTCGATCCGGCTCCGTGGGCCCGCGCACCCGCGGGGGCGGGTGGCCGCGGGATGGTCGTGCGCGGGGCAGCGCTGGCCCGGTCCGACGTCGCCGGCCGGCCCAGGATCACTGGTCGGCCGAGGTCGAGCGTACACAGCGGGGACATGAGCGCGACATGTCGACCAGGTGTCGGGAAAGTCTCCGCCGGCCGCGCCGGACGCCGGCCGACGCGGCCGCGACCGGGTCAGCCGGCCGGGGGCGAGCCACCCTCGTCGGTCCGGGCGCCGGTCCGGCCCTCGACCACCTCGCCGGTGGCCTTCTCGCCAGCCGGCTCCCCCGCCGCGCCGCTCGCGGCCGTGGCACCCGAGGCCGTGGCACCTGCGCCGCCGGTGGCCGCACCGCCGGTGCCCGCACCGCCGGTGCCCGCACCGCCGGTGCCCGCGCTGCCGGTGGCCGTCGCGGGAGCCGACGCCGCAGCGGGGACGCCCTCGCCGGCCTTCTCCGCGCCGCGGGTGATCACCTCACGGGGCCTGCCACGGTTGACGATCATGTACGCGACGGCCAGCAGGCCGACGATGACCGAGGTGAACACGTTGAGCCGCAGCCCGAGGAACTGCTCGGCGGTGTCGATCCGGAGCATCTCGATCCACACCCGACCGGCGCAGTAGGCGGCCACGTAGAGCGCGAAGGCCCGCCCGTGGGAGAGCCGGTAGCGGCGGTCGGCCCAGATGACCAGGGCCGCGACACCGACGTTCCACAGCAGCTCGTACAGGAACGTGGGGTGGAAGGTGCCCAGCACCAGCGGCTCGCCGTCCGGGCCGGTGAGCGCCTGACCGGCGGAGGCGTCCCAGCGGTAGATCGTCAGCGCCCACGGGAGGTCGGTGGCGCTGCCGTAGAGCTCGTTGTTGAACCAGTTGCCCAGCCGGCCCACCGCCTGGGCGAGCACGATGCCCGGGGCGATGGCGTCAGCCCAGGCCGGCAGCGGGATGCCCCGCCGCCGGCAGCCGATCCACGCACCGACCCCACCGAGCGCGATGGCACCCCAGATGCCGAGGCCGCCCTCCCAGATGGCGAAGGCCCGGACCGGGTCGCCACCCTCGCCGAAGTAGGGCTCCGGGGTGGTGATCACGTGGTAGATCCGGCCACCGACGATGCCGAAGGGCACCGCCCAGACGGCGATGTCCAGCACGTCGCCCGGGGCGCCACCGCGGGCCACCCAGCGCCGTTCACCCAGCCAGCAGGCCAGCACGATGCCGGCGATGATGCACAGCGCGTAGGCGCGCAGCGGGAACGGCCCGATCTCCCAGACCCCCTGGGTGGGGCTGGGGATCGAGGCGAGGACGGCGGCGTCCGCCAGCAGGGTCATGCCCGTACCTCCGCACGACGGACGCCCTCGGCGAGCTCGGCGGACAGGGCCCGCACGCCCTCGGTGCCGAGGCCGTCGAGCAGCCGCCGGACGTAGGCGGACCCGACGATCACCCCGTCGGCGAACCCGGCGACCTCGGCCGCCTGGTCACCGGTGGAGACCCCCAGGCCGACGCACACCGGGGGCTCGCCGGCGGCCGCCCGGGTGCGGGCGACCAGCCGCTCCGCGGCGTCCCCGACGGTGGCCCGGCTGCCGGTGACGCCCATCGTGGAGGCGGCGTAGACGAAGCCCCGGCAGGCGGCGACGGTGGCGGCCAGCCGGGCGTCGGTGGACGACGGCGCGACCAGGAAGACCCGGTCCAGCCCGACCCGGTCGCTGGCGGCCAGCCACGCACCGGCCTCGTCGGGGATGAGGTCGGGGGTGATGGCGCCGGCGCCGCCGGCCGCGGCCAGGTCGTCGGCGAACCGGTCGACCCCGTAGCGCTCGATGGGGTTCCAGTAGCTCATCACCACCGGCACCGCGCCGGCGGCGGCGACCGCGGCGACGGCGCGCAGCACGTCGGCCATGCCGACCCCGGCCCGGACGGCGACGTCGACGGCCTCCTGGATCACCGGCCCGTCCATCCCCGGGTCGGAGTACGGGACCCCGATCTCGACGACGTCGGCCCCACCGTCCACCGCCGCGACCATGGCCGCGATGGAAGTGTCGACGTCGGGGTAGCCCACCGGCAGGTAGGCGATCAGCGCCGCCCGCCCCTCGGCCTGCGCCGCGGCGATCCGCTCCTGCAGCGCGCTCATGCCTGCTCCCCCGCGTCCTGCCCGGCCACGGCCCGGCCGTTGCTGACCGCGCCCTCGGTGGTGTGCTGGTCGGTGTCCATCCCCGGCCCGGGCTCCGCGCCCCGGCCGGCCTCGACCGCCCGCTCGTCGGAGTCGGTCGGCGCCGTCCGGTCGGCGAGGTCGAACCAGGCGCTGGCGGTCTCGACGTCCTTGTCCCCGCGGCCGGAGAGGTTCACCAGCAGCACCGGGACCTCGTCCCCCTCGCTCCGCTGCGCCGCCAGCTCCCGGCCGACGACCATCGCGCCGGCCAGCGCGTGCGCCGACTCGATCGCCGGGATGATCCCCTCGGTGCGGCACAGCAGGGCGAAGGCCTCCATCGCCTCGGCGTCGGTGACCGGCCGGTACTCCGCGCGCCCGATGTCGTGCAGGAAGGCGTGCTCGGGGCCGACACCCGGGTAGTCCAGGCCGGCGGAGATGGAGTGCGACTCCACGGTCTGCCCGTTGTCGTCCTGCAGCAGGTAGGAGCGCGCGCCGTGCAGCACCCCGGGGTCTCCCCCGGTGATGGTGGCCGCGTGCCGGCCGGTGTCCACGCCGTCCCCGCCGGCCTCCAGGCCGACCAGCCGGACGGCCTCGTCGGGCACGAAGGCGGTGAAGATGCCGATCGCGTTGGACCCGCCACCGACGCAGGCCAGGACGACGTCGGGCAGCCGCTGCTCCCGCTCGAGCAGCTGGGCCCGCGCCTCGTCGCCGATCACCCGCTGGAAGTCCCGCACCATCATCGGGAACGGGTGCGGGCCGGCGACGGTGCCGAAGACGTAGTTCGTCGTCTCCACGTTCGTCACCCAGTCGCGGAACGCCTCGTTGATCGCGTCCTTGAGCGTGCGCGAGCCGGTGGTCACCGGGATCACCTCGGCGCCCAGCAGCCGCATCCGGGCGACGTTGAGCGCCTGGCGGCGGGTGTCCTCCTCGCCCATGTAGACGGTGCAGGACAGCCCCATGAGGGCGGCAGCCGTGGCGGTGGCGACCCCGTGCTGGCCGGCGCCGGTCTCGGCGATGACCCGGGTCTTGCCGATCCGCTTGGTGAGCAGGGCCTGGCCGAGCACGTTGTTGATCTTGTGCGAGCCGGTGTGGTTGAGGTCCTCGCGCTTGAGCAGCACCCGCACGCCACCGCAGTGCTCGGCGAACTTCGGCACCTCGGTGACCGGGCTGGGCCGGCCGGTGTAGTCGCGCTGCAGGCGGGCGAACTCGTCGAGGAAGGCGGGGTCGACCCGCATCGTCTCGTAGGCCGCGGTCAGCTCGTCCAGCGCGGCGATCAGCGCCTCCGGGACGAACCGGCCGCCGAAGACACCGAAGTGCCCCGTGGCGTCCGGCCACTCCGCGGACGCCGTGGCGTCGGGGACGTCAGGGGCCGGGGCGTGCGCGGAGAGGGTCATGCCCCCAAGCGTAGGGACCTCTCCGCCCTCGGCCGCCCGCAGGCTCGCGGCGGGCCCGCTGGCCCTCCTGCAGGGTCCCACCGTGAGCCTGCGAACGGTGGGGCAGGAGGGCCCTTCCTCAGCGGCTGGTGCGGGGGGTCGCCGGGTGGGACCCGGCGGTGACCAGGTCGGCGACCGCCTGGCGCGGGTCGCCGGCGGTGACCAGGCCCTCACCGACCAGCACGGCATCGGCGCCCGCCCCGGCGTAGCTGATCAGGTCGTGCGGGCCGCGCACGCCGGACTCGGCGATCTTGACGACCTCGCTGGGCAGGCCGGGGGCGATCCGCTCGAAGGTGGAGCGGTCGACCGACAGGGTGGTCAGGTCGCGGGCGTTGACGCCGATCACCGAGGCGCCGGCGGCGAGCGCGCGGTCGGCCTCGGCCTCGCTGTGCACCTCGACCAGGGCGGTCATGCCGAGGGACTCGATCCGCTCGAGCAGGCCGATGAGCACCGGCTGGTCGAGTGCGGCCACGATGAGCAGGACCAGGTCGGCACCGTGCGCCCGGGCCTCGTGCACCTGGTAGCTGCTGACCACGAAGTCCTTGTTGAGCACCGGCACCTCGACAGCGGCCCGGACGGCGGCCAGGTCGGCGTGCGACCCGCCGAACCGGCGGCCCTCGGTCAGCACGCTGATCACCCGCGCGCCGCCGGCGGCGTACTGGGCGGCGAGTGCGGCCGGGTCGGCGATGGCGGCGAGGTCGCCCTTGCTCGGGCTGCGCCGCTTGACCTCGGCGATCACGCCGACGCCCGGGGCCCGGAGGGCGGCGAGGGCGTCCAGGGCGGGCCTGGCGTCGCGGGCCGCGGCCTGGACCTCGGTCAGCGGGGTGGTGGCCTGACGGGCAGCGACGTCCTCGCGGACACCGGCGACGATCTCGTCGAGGACGCTCATGACCCCTCCTCGGACCTCTCAGGATGTGGCACCGGACCGGCCCCCACCACTCGGACCGCGCGGATCACTCTAGAGACGGCTCAGGTCCGGTTCCGTCCGGGGGGCCGTGCACGGTGCCGGGACGGTCCGGGTGTAGGTGCCGATGACCGACCGGCGCGGACCGGTCCTCAGACCGTCGGGTCGTCCCCGCGGTCCAGTGCCTTCC is from Modestobacter marinus and encodes:
- the gltB gene encoding glutamate synthase large subunit, yielding MSDLAAPSAGTPSPAASVPATPPAAPAVPFSALPAASGLYDPANEHDACGVAFVADARGRRSRTIVAAGLTALHNLDHRGAAGSEPNSGDGAGILTQVPDGLLRASVDFDLPPLGEYAVGIAFLPSDETERASVVDAVAGLAAEEGLTVLGWRELPVDPDAADLGPTARRVMPHFAQLFVAETIGARADSRAFGGTAAPHGVTRLERRAFVLRKRVERAARDAGTSCYIASLSSRTITYKGMLTTDQLPAFFPDLTDERYESAIALVHSRFSTNTFPSWPLAHPFRFIAHNGEINTIKGNRNRMRAREAKLETGLFDGPAGPASELGLERIFPVTASDFSDSATFDEVLELLHLSGRSLPHAVLMMIPEAWENHDEMDAARRAFYRFHSSIMEPWDGPACVAFTDGSLIGAVLDRNGLRPGRWWRTKDDLVVLASEAGVLDIPAADVVAKGRLQPGRMFLVDTAAGRIVSDEEVKGALATAEPYDDWLHAGQVHLPQLPERRRSRPSHESVVRRQMLFGYTEEELRILVQPMAASGAEPIGSMGTDTPIASLSERSRQLYDYFTQLFAQVTNPPLDAIREELVTSLGRTFGPEQNLLDATPASCRQLFLPYPVIDNDELAKILHIDDDGDLPGFAAVRITGHFDVAGGGEALAQAVQDLRTKVSKAIAAGARVIVLSDRDCDEKRAPIPSLLMTAAVHHHLVRERTRMQVGLVVESGDCREVHHVALLLGYGAAAVNPYLAFESVEDLIRTGTLTGVQPAQAVRNVVKAMGKGVLKVMSKMGISTVGSYTMAQIFETVGLSKAVVDEYFTGTSATLDGVGLDVLAEEVVMRHRLAYPSNPTEKAHRRLETGGEYQWRREGEVHLFNPETVFLLQHATRSRQYDVFQRYTDTVDGLSADAATLRGLFALKTGERPAVPLEEVEPVSEIVKRFQTGAMSYGSISAEAHETLAIAMNRLGGRSNTGEGGEDPDRFTADPNGDLRRSSIKQVASGRFGVTSEYLVNADDIQIKMAQGAKPGEGGQLPGSKVYPWVARTRHSTPGVGLISPPPHHDIYSIEDLKQLIHDLKNANDEARVHVKLVAESGIGTVAAGVSKAKADVVLVSGFDGGTGAAPLTSLKHAGIPWEIGLAETQQTLLANGLRDRIVVQVDGQMKTGRDVIVAALLGAEEFGFATAPLVVEGCVMMRVCHLDTCPVGIATQNPELRKRFTGKAEFVVTYFEFLAEQVRGYLAELGFRSIDEAVGHAELLDVTPAVDHWKASGLDLRPILAVPELPEGTPRRKVRDQDHGLDVALDQTLIQLCEGALLDARPVHLELPVRNVNRTVGTMLGSMVTRRFGGEGLPDGTIDLTFTGSAGQSFGAFLPRGISMTLVGDANDYVGKGLSGGRIVVRPAPEASFAAEDNVIAGNVIGYGATAGEVFLRGRVGERFCVRNSGALAVVEGVGDHALEYMTGGTAVILGPTGRNIAAGMSGGIGYVLDLARHRVNTEMVDVEALDGQGSAWLRDVLERYREATDSAVATSLLADWGRWSGRFSVIMPRDYRRAMEARRAAEAAGYDVDRAVMEAARG
- the lgt gene encoding prolipoprotein diacylglyceryl transferase, translated to MTLLADAAVLASIPSPTQGVWEIGPFPLRAYALCIIAGIVLACWLGERRWVARGGAPGDVLDIAVWAVPFGIVGGRIYHVITTPEPYFGEGGDPVRAFAIWEGGLGIWGAIALGGVGAWIGCRRRGIPLPAWADAIAPGIVLAQAVGRLGNWFNNELYGSATDLPWALTIYRWDASAGQALTGPDGEPLVLGTFHPTFLYELLWNVGVAALVIWADRRYRLSHGRAFALYVAAYCAGRVWIEMLRIDTAEQFLGLRLNVFTSVIVGLLAVAYMIVNRGRPREVITRGAEKAGEGVPAAASAPATATGSAGTGGAGTGGAGTGGAATGGAGATASGATAASGAAGEPAGEKATGEVVEGRTGARTDEGGSPPAG
- the trpA gene encoding tryptophan synthase subunit alpha, with translation MSALQERIAAAQAEGRAALIAYLPVGYPDVDTSIAAMVAAVDGGADVVEIGVPYSDPGMDGPVIQEAVDVAVRAGVGMADVLRAVAAVAAAGAVPVVMSYWNPIERYGVDRFADDLAAAGGAGAITPDLIPDEAGAWLAASDRVGLDRVFLVAPSSTDARLAATVAACRGFVYAASTMGVTGSRATVGDAAERLVARTRAAAGEPPVCVGLGVSTGDQAAEVAGFADGVIVGSAYVRRLLDGLGTEGVRALSAELAEGVRRAEVRA
- the trpB gene encoding tryptophan synthase subunit beta, yielding MTLSAHAPAPDVPDATASAEWPDATGHFGVFGGRFVPEALIAALDELTAAYETMRVDPAFLDEFARLQRDYTGRPSPVTEVPKFAEHCGGVRVLLKREDLNHTGSHKINNVLGQALLTKRIGKTRVIAETGAGQHGVATATAAALMGLSCTVYMGEEDTRRQALNVARMRLLGAEVIPVTTGSRTLKDAINEAFRDWVTNVETTNYVFGTVAGPHPFPMMVRDFQRVIGDEARAQLLEREQRLPDVVLACVGGGSNAIGIFTAFVPDEAVRLVGLEAGGDGVDTGRHAATITGGDPGVLHGARSYLLQDDNGQTVESHSISAGLDYPGVGPEHAFLHDIGRAEYRPVTDAEAMEAFALLCRTEGIIPAIESAHALAGAMVVGRELAAQRSEGDEVPVLLVNLSGRGDKDVETASAWFDLADRTAPTDSDERAVEAGRGAEPGPGMDTDQHTTEGAVSNGRAVAGQDAGEQA
- the trpC gene encoding indole-3-glycerol phosphate synthase TrpC, with translation MSVLDEIVAGVREDVAARQATTPLTEVQAAARDARPALDALAALRAPGVGVIAEVKRRSPSKGDLAAIADPAALAAQYAAGGARVISVLTEGRRFGGSHADLAAVRAAVEVPVLNKDFVVSSYQVHEARAHGADLVLLIVAALDQPVLIGLLERIESLGMTALVEVHSEAEADRALAAGASVIGVNARDLTTLSVDRSTFERIAPGLPSEVVKIAESGVRGPHDLISYAGAGADAVLVGEGLVTAGDPRQAVADLVTAGSHPATPRTSR